Proteins from one Streptomyces sp. NBC_00289 genomic window:
- a CDS encoding GlxA family transcriptional regulator encodes MAKESSHEVQAAGVHRVVVIVDENSNPFELGCATEVFGLRRPEIGRDLYDFRLCSPEPRTVMRDGFFTLAGVADLAAADTADTLIVPNRPDIEVPRRPAVLDAVRRAHARGARLVGFCSGAFTLAEAGVLDGRRATAHWQWADSFRARFPSVRLESDVLFVDDGDILTAAGSAAALDLGLHVVRRDHGAEVANSVSRRLVFAAHRGGGQRQFVERPMPDLPDESLAPVLAWAQERLSSPLAVSDLAARAAVSPATLHRRFQAQLGTTPLTWLTGERLALACRLIERGESRFEMVARRSGLGTAANLRTLMRREIGITPSAYRRRFGPEAS; translated from the coding sequence ATGGCGAAAGAATCCTCGCACGAGGTTCAGGCGGCGGGCGTCCACCGGGTCGTCGTGATCGTGGACGAGAACTCGAACCCCTTCGAACTCGGCTGCGCGACCGAGGTCTTCGGTCTGCGCAGACCGGAGATCGGCCGTGATCTCTACGACTTCAGGCTCTGCTCCCCCGAACCCCGCACCGTGATGCGAGACGGATTCTTCACACTCGCGGGAGTCGCCGATTTGGCAGCGGCCGACACGGCGGACACGTTGATCGTCCCCAACCGCCCCGACATCGAGGTGCCCCGCCGTCCCGCCGTGCTCGACGCCGTCCGACGGGCGCACGCACGCGGTGCGCGCCTGGTGGGCTTCTGCAGCGGCGCCTTCACACTGGCCGAGGCCGGAGTCCTCGACGGGCGCCGGGCCACCGCGCACTGGCAGTGGGCGGATTCCTTCCGGGCCCGCTTCCCCTCCGTCCGGCTCGAGTCAGACGTGTTGTTCGTGGACGACGGTGACATCCTCACCGCCGCGGGGAGCGCGGCTGCGCTCGATCTCGGGTTGCATGTGGTCCGCCGCGATCACGGCGCGGAGGTCGCCAACTCCGTGAGCCGGCGACTGGTCTTCGCGGCGCACCGGGGCGGTGGGCAGCGGCAGTTCGTGGAGCGCCCCATGCCCGACCTGCCGGACGAGTCCCTGGCGCCTGTCCTTGCCTGGGCGCAGGAGCGGTTGAGTTCACCGCTTGCCGTGTCTGACCTCGCGGCACGTGCGGCGGTCAGTCCGGCGACGCTGCATCGTCGCTTCCAGGCACAACTGGGCACGACGCCGTTGACGTGGCTCACGGGGGAACGGCTTGCCCTGGCATGCCGGTTGATCGAGCGAGGTGAATCCCGCTTCGAGATGGTCGCACGGCGCAGCGGGCTTGGCACCGCCGCCAATTTGCGCACACTGATGCGCCGCGAGATCGGCATCACTCCGTCGGCTTACAGGCGCCGGTTCGGGCCGGAGGCGAGTTGA
- a CDS encoding DoxX family protein, whose product MNVFLWTLQALLAAGMLAAGAGKLAQPYEKTAESMAWAKSFSAVQVKAIGALEVLAALGLILPAATGIATLLTPLAAVGVALIMMGAVVVHARRGEWPNVGINVVLLAIALVIAWGRFGPYTS is encoded by the coding sequence ATGAACGTCTTCCTCTGGACCCTGCAGGCCCTGCTCGCCGCCGGAATGCTCGCCGCCGGCGCCGGCAAGCTCGCCCAGCCCTACGAGAAGACCGCCGAGTCCATGGCCTGGGCGAAGAGCTTCAGCGCCGTCCAGGTGAAGGCCATCGGCGCGCTGGAGGTGCTGGCCGCGCTCGGCCTGATCCTCCCGGCCGCCACCGGCATCGCCACCCTGCTGACGCCGCTCGCGGCCGTCGGCGTCGCCCTGATCATGATGGGCGCGGTCGTCGTCCACGCTCGCCGGGGCGAGTGGCCGAACGTCGGCATCAACGTCGTCCTGCTCGCCATCGCGCTCGTGATCGCCTGGGGCCGCTTCGGCCCGTACACCTCGTAA
- a CDS encoding IS701 family transposase gives MTPEEMAEVREDLEAFAAELFDGFFRADQRRWGQAYVRGLLLDGRRKSVEPMAARLGEDGNRQALAHFVTTSPWDPAHVRARTAWRMQEAIGPEALIVDDTGFLKDGDASACVSRQYTGTAGKVTKCQVGVSLHLARDHASAAVNWRLFLPASWDPASPEADPDKVARRTRCGIPAGVGHVEKWQLALDMIDETRSWGIDIPLVVADAGYGDAAAFRHGLEERNLPYAVGISSRHTAHPADARPVQPAYAGTGRPPAMQYPEPAQTMKELVIAAGRAAARPVSWREGSRPGKGISTFKRMYSRFVALRVRPAGRGVRKTSDGAELPERWLLAEWPATEPEPVQFWLSDLPSGMPLATLVRLAKLRWRIEHDYREMKQALGLAHFEGRTWNGWHHHVTLVSAAHAFCTLQRLAHHPKAAVQV, from the coding sequence GTGACACCTGAGGAGATGGCCGAGGTCCGGGAGGACCTGGAGGCATTCGCTGCGGAGTTGTTCGACGGGTTCTTCCGTGCGGATCAGCGGCGGTGGGGGCAGGCGTATGTGCGGGGGTTGCTGCTGGACGGGCGGCGCAAGTCGGTGGAGCCGATGGCGGCCCGTCTGGGTGAGGACGGCAACCGGCAGGCACTGGCCCACTTTGTGACGACGAGCCCGTGGGATCCGGCGCATGTGCGGGCCCGTACGGCCTGGCGAATGCAGGAGGCGATCGGCCCGGAGGCGTTGATCGTCGACGACACCGGCTTCTTGAAGGACGGGGACGCCTCGGCGTGTGTGTCCCGGCAGTACACCGGCACTGCGGGCAAGGTCACCAAATGCCAGGTCGGAGTGTCGCTGCACCTGGCCCGGGATCATGCCTCGGCTGCGGTGAACTGGCGGCTGTTCCTGCCCGCGTCCTGGGATCCGGCCTCTCCGGAGGCGGACCCGGACAAGGTCGCCCGCCGCACCCGCTGCGGTATTCCCGCAGGAGTGGGGCATGTGGAGAAGTGGCAGCTGGCCCTGGACATGATCGACGAGACCCGGTCGTGGGGCATCGACATTCCCCTGGTCGTCGCGGACGCCGGTTACGGGGATGCCGCCGCCTTCCGCCACGGCCTGGAAGAACGCAACCTGCCCTATGCGGTGGGCATTTCCTCCCGCCACACCGCTCATCCGGCCGACGCCCGGCCCGTCCAGCCCGCCTACGCGGGCACCGGCCGGCCACCGGCAATGCAGTACCCCGAGCCTGCGCAGACCATGAAAGAGCTGGTCATCGCAGCCGGGCGGGCAGCTGCCAGGCCGGTGTCCTGGAGGGAAGGCTCCCGGCCCGGCAAGGGGATCAGCACCTTCAAACGCATGTACTCGCGGTTCGTGGCCCTGCGCGTGCGACCCGCCGGACGAGGCGTCCGCAAGACCAGCGACGGTGCTGAACTGCCCGAACGCTGGCTGCTGGCCGAGTGGCCCGCCACCGAACCCGAACCGGTGCAGTTCTGGCTGTCGGACCTGCCCTCCGGGATGCCGCTGGCCACTTTGGTGCGGCTGGCCAAGCTGCGCTGGCGCATCGAGCACGACTACCGCGAGATGAAACAGGCCCTGGGACTTGCCCACTTCGAAGGCCGCACCTGGAACGGCTGGCACCACCACGTCACCCTCGTCTCCGCCGCCCACGCCTTCTGCACCCTGCAACGATTGGCCCACCACCCAAAAGCCGCGGTGCAGGTCTGA
- a CDS encoding TetR/AcrR family transcriptional regulator, producing MERSPLPVGRPRAERADAARNREQLLAVAREMVAELGADKVTMDGLAERAGLGKGTVYRRFGTRAGIFHALLDDDERDFQRQILAGPPPLGPGPEPLERLVAYGRARIAYLADHVTIVRASLDRHRPAPAEGGSTFTQAHIRMLLGRAGTGVADLDSLTVQLTSALEGPFMIFLALPGAGPDRDAEADAAFQRRTRPLGDSWQTLVERVCRTA from the coding sequence ATGGAACGATCGCCGCTGCCCGTCGGACGGCCCCGCGCCGAACGCGCCGACGCCGCCCGCAACCGAGAGCAGTTGCTGGCGGTGGCGCGCGAGATGGTCGCCGAACTGGGGGCGGACAAGGTCACCATGGACGGTCTCGCCGAACGGGCCGGTCTCGGCAAGGGAACGGTCTACCGCCGCTTCGGCACCCGCGCCGGGATCTTCCATGCCCTGCTCGACGACGACGAGCGCGACTTCCAGCGCCAGATCCTGGCCGGCCCGCCCCCACTCGGCCCCGGCCCGGAACCTCTCGAACGGCTGGTCGCCTACGGCCGCGCCCGCATCGCCTACCTCGCCGACCACGTCACGATCGTCCGCGCCTCGCTGGACCGGCACCGGCCCGCCCCCGCTGAAGGTGGCAGCACGTTCACCCAGGCCCACATCCGCATGCTGCTCGGCCGGGCGGGAACCGGCGTCGCCGACCTGGACAGCCTCACCGTCCAGCTCACCAGTGCCCTGGAAGGCCCCTTCATGATCTTCCTCGCACTGCCGGGGGCGGGCCCAGATCGGGACGCCGAGGCCGACGCGGCCTTCCAGCGCCGTACCCGTCCGCTGGGTGACAGCTGGCAGACCCTCGTCGAACGGGTCTGCCGCACGGCATGA
- a CDS encoding FAD-dependent monooxygenase, which translates to MHDVAIVGAGPVGLFLACELGLAGCSVLVLEREPENGSPWKSNPLGMRGLSAASVEAFYRRGMLHPLLTASGGNDDPGANPDSDEPTPPRTAGHFAGMMLDPANVDVAALPFRLPSPAMEGVFTSLDAVETVLSERASKLGVEVRRGVAVSGVTQNDGSVVAQAGEDEYVARWLVGCDGGRSTVRGLTGFEFVGTEPQFTGYTMHATIADPEKLRPGFGFNLTPMGAYLQTPVKGHIGMMDFDGGAFDRSRQPTRDHLQAVLRRVSGTDVTLSDVRLASSFTDRAMQTTTYRQGRVLLAGDAAHIHSPLGGQGLNTGIGDAVNLGWKLAATVRGNAPDGLLDTYTRERHPIGAKVLDWSRAQVAVMRPDPHSHAMQGVIRDLIGTRDGTTHVFERLSGSSNRYDLGSEHPLVGRSAPDFRLEDGTRLGDLMQDGRGVALDFSSDRRLHGPATGCESRIRYVAGPARNDLGCGAVLVRPDGIVAWAGDRAPDREAFTRAAGDWFGSPAT; encoded by the coding sequence GTGCATGACGTAGCGATCGTAGGCGCCGGCCCAGTCGGTCTGTTTCTCGCCTGCGAGCTTGGCCTCGCGGGCTGTTCCGTCCTGGTACTTGAGCGGGAGCCGGAAAACGGCTCCCCATGGAAGTCGAACCCCCTCGGGATGCGGGGCCTGTCCGCCGCGTCGGTCGAGGCGTTCTACAGGCGCGGGATGCTGCACCCGCTGCTGACGGCATCGGGCGGCAACGACGATCCCGGCGCGAACCCCGACTCGGACGAACCGACGCCCCCTCGCACCGCGGGCCACTTCGCCGGCATGATGCTCGATCCGGCGAACGTCGACGTCGCCGCCCTGCCGTTCCGGCTTCCCAGCCCGGCAATGGAGGGCGTGTTCACAAGCCTCGATGCGGTCGAGACAGTGCTGTCCGAGCGAGCATCCAAGCTCGGGGTGGAGGTCAGGCGCGGCGTCGCGGTCTCAGGCGTCACGCAGAACGACGGGAGCGTGGTCGCACAGGCCGGCGAGGACGAGTACGTGGCGCGCTGGCTCGTCGGCTGCGACGGCGGACGCAGCACGGTGCGTGGGCTCACGGGCTTCGAATTCGTCGGCACCGAGCCCCAGTTCACCGGCTACACCATGCACGCCACCATCGCCGACCCCGAGAAGCTGCGGCCCGGGTTCGGGTTCAACCTGACGCCGATGGGCGCGTACCTCCAGACGCCGGTGAAGGGGCACATCGGCATGATGGACTTCGACGGCGGCGCGTTCGATCGCTCGCGGCAGCCGACTCGGGACCACCTCCAGGCGGTTCTGCGCCGCGTGTCCGGCACCGACGTGACACTGAGCGACGTCCGTCTCGCCTCGAGCTTCACCGACCGGGCGATGCAGACGACGACCTACCGGCAGGGACGCGTTCTGCTCGCGGGCGACGCCGCGCACATCCACTCCCCCCTCGGAGGGCAGGGACTCAACACCGGCATCGGCGACGCCGTGAACCTGGGATGGAAACTCGCGGCGACCGTGCGCGGGAACGCGCCGGACGGCCTTCTCGACACCTACACCCGCGAGCGTCATCCGATCGGCGCGAAGGTGCTCGACTGGTCGCGCGCCCAAGTGGCGGTCATGAGGCCGGACCCGCATTCCCATGCGATGCAAGGAGTGATCCGCGACCTGATCGGGACCCGTGACGGAACGACCCACGTGTTCGAGAGGCTGTCGGGATCGTCCAACCGCTACGACCTCGGCAGCGAGCACCCGCTGGTCGGCCGCAGCGCCCCGGACTTTCGTCTTGAGGACGGCACTCGCCTCGGCGACCTGATGCAGGACGGACGTGGAGTCGCGCTCGATTTCAGCAGCGACCGGCGCCTGCACGGTCCGGCGACGGGCTGTGAGAGCCGGATCCGGTATGTGGCCGGGCCGGCGAGAAACGACCTCGGATGCGGAGCCGTGCTTGTCCGACCCGACGGCATAGTCGCCTGGGCCGGTGATCGCGCCCCTGACCGTGAAGCGTTTACGCGGGCCGCAGGCGATTGGTTCGGTAGTCCGGCAACCTAG
- a CDS encoding cupin domain-containing protein translates to MSIDPIPLSKALASFDALWSPRIVTRVNDYDVRIAKVEGEHIWHAHDDTDEFFLVLDGELHISLREPDGERTVLLPRGAVFTVPRGTEHKPYSPSGAAILMFEPAGTPTVGDRHDEVPAHVDSTTGHALTT, encoded by the coding sequence ATGAGTATCGATCCCATCCCTCTCAGTAAGGCTCTGGCCTCCTTCGACGCCCTCTGGAGCCCTCGCATCGTCACGCGCGTCAACGACTATGACGTCCGCATCGCCAAGGTCGAGGGCGAACACATTTGGCACGCCCACGACGACACCGACGAGTTCTTCCTGGTACTCGACGGAGAGCTGCACATCTCCTTGCGGGAACCCGATGGGGAGCGCACGGTCCTTCTCCCGCGGGGGGCGGTCTTCACCGTCCCGCGCGGCACGGAGCACAAGCCGTACTCTCCGTCCGGCGCCGCGATCCTCATGTTCGAGCCCGCCGGGACACCGACCGTGGGCGATCGCCACGACGAGGTCCCGGCCCACGTGGACTCCACGACCGGGCACGCACTCACCACCTGA
- a CDS encoding IS1182 family transposase, whose protein sequence is MRKIYARKEPPLAVAIRDQLPEVFPDTEFSGAFGARGRPALSPGLLALVTVLQMAENLTDRQAADAARKDLTWKYALGLGLADEGFDASVLSEFRTRVVEHGLEERALDLLLAALKEKGLVKPGGKQRTDSTHVISAVRDMNRLELAGESVRAVLEALAAAAPGWLATVVDVEPWSRRYAARVDSWRLPVTASKRADLAVAFGTDAVTLLEAVYRADVPGWLRELPAVQVLRTVLVQNYQVTDTPRGREVRRRAADEDGLPPARVRLGSPYDTDARWAAKGEDLFWLGYKIHLSETCDDDDGDNRAPNLVTNVATTDATVPDASMTEPIHQTLAGRKLAPGEHYVDSGYPSAALVASSLKDFGTVLISPLLGDCSPQARAGAGYDRAAFAIDFEQQNAVCPQGRTSSSWSPCTQRGTDAVVIKFAKTTCQPCPARGRCTTSKAGYRQLTVLPRQLHELQHTARLAQATRDWQHEYRRRAGVEGTIRQAVAVTGTRRARYRGLARTHLEHVYSAVALNLIRLHAWWNGHPMDRTRTSHLARLELALAA, encoded by the coding sequence GTGCGGAAGATATACGCGCGTAAGGAGCCGCCGCTCGCGGTGGCGATCCGGGACCAGTTGCCCGAGGTGTTCCCGGACACGGAGTTCTCCGGTGCGTTCGGTGCACGGGGCCGACCGGCACTCTCGCCGGGCCTGCTGGCGCTGGTCACGGTGCTGCAGATGGCGGAGAACCTCACCGACCGGCAGGCCGCCGATGCCGCCCGCAAGGACCTCACCTGGAAATACGCGCTCGGGCTCGGCCTGGCGGACGAGGGGTTCGACGCGTCGGTGTTGTCGGAGTTCCGCACCCGGGTGGTCGAGCACGGCCTGGAGGAGCGGGCCTTGGACCTGCTGCTGGCCGCGTTGAAGGAGAAGGGCCTGGTCAAGCCGGGCGGGAAGCAGCGGACAGACTCCACTCACGTGATCAGCGCGGTGCGGGACATGAACCGCCTGGAGTTGGCCGGTGAGAGTGTGCGGGCCGTGCTGGAGGCGCTTGCGGCCGCGGCACCGGGCTGGCTCGCCACGGTCGTGGACGTCGAACCATGGTCCAGGCGTTATGCGGCCCGGGTCGATTCCTGGCGGCTGCCCGTCACCGCGTCCAAGCGCGCCGACCTGGCCGTCGCGTTCGGAACGGATGCGGTCACACTGCTGGAAGCGGTCTACCGCGCCGACGTGCCGGGATGGCTGCGCGAGCTGCCCGCGGTGCAGGTCTTGCGGACCGTACTGGTGCAGAACTACCAGGTCACCGACACCCCCAGAGGACGGGAGGTGCGGCGGCGGGCGGCGGACGAGGACGGTCTCCCGCCGGCCAGAGTCCGTCTCGGCTCTCCGTACGACACCGACGCCCGCTGGGCGGCCAAGGGCGAGGACTTGTTCTGGCTGGGATACAAGATCCACCTGTCCGAGACCTGTGACGACGATGATGGCGACAACCGCGCCCCGAACCTGGTCACGAACGTGGCCACGACCGATGCCACCGTGCCGGACGCGTCGATGACCGAGCCGATCCACCAGACCCTGGCCGGCCGGAAACTGGCTCCGGGCGAGCACTACGTCGACTCCGGCTATCCCTCCGCGGCGCTTGTCGCCTCCTCGCTCAAGGACTTCGGCACCGTGCTGATCAGCCCGCTGTTGGGCGACTGCTCGCCCCAGGCCAGAGCCGGTGCCGGCTACGACCGGGCCGCGTTCGCCATCGACTTCGAACAGCAGAACGCCGTCTGCCCGCAGGGCCGCACCAGCTCGTCCTGGAGCCCCTGCACCCAGCGCGGCACCGACGCCGTGGTCATCAAGTTCGCCAAGACCACCTGCCAGCCGTGCCCGGCCCGGGGCCGGTGCACCACCTCGAAGGCCGGATACCGGCAGCTCACCGTCCTGCCCCGCCAACTCCACGAGCTCCAGCACACCGCCCGCCTCGCCCAGGCCACCCGTGACTGGCAGCACGAATACCGACGACGAGCAGGCGTCGAGGGCACCATCCGCCAGGCCGTCGCGGTCACCGGCACCCGCCGTGCCCGCTACCGCGGCCTGGCCCGGACGCACCTCGAGCACGTCTACTCGGCCGTCGCTCTCAACCTCATCCGACTCCACGCCTGGTGGAACGGCCACCCCATGGACCGGACCAGGACCAGCCACCTCGCCCGCCTCGAACTCGCCCTCGCGGCTTGA